The segment CAGAGGGGAATATCCTCGCTTGCCACCGGGTATCTGGTTTGGTAAATCCTACGGCGTCACATGGAACGTTTCACAGATATGCCGCTAGAGTTGCCTGAGGCATCCCGATTTGGGTTGGCCCCGGAATTCCTGATTGGCAATGGGCGATATGTGCTGAAACAGTTTCTGGGGCAAAAGGACGGCTCGGAACGATGGACGGCGCACGATGAGGTACTCGGGAAAAATGTCACCCTCCAGTTTATCACCGATGATCCGGCTGTGGCTGACCTGCTCTTGAATCAGTTGCGCCAGCATCTGCCGCGGCATGGTACTCCGCCGCACGCCAGTCTGGTGCGCGTGTGGGACCTCGGACGGGAAGGGGCGCTGCTCTTTCTGGTGCTGGAACCGGCGGCGGGGCCGAGCTTGGACGCGTTCCGCCAGCAACAACAAAACCAGGTGCTTACGTGGGATCAACTCGCGCCGGTGGCGCGGACACTCAGCGCGGTGTGTGAAGCATTGCATGATACCCGGTTCATTCACCGGGGGTTGACTCCGGAAACCATTCTGTTGACCCCGGAGCCAGGTGGCCTTCGCGTGGATGGCAACGCGTGGAGCATGGGGTTGGCGGAGCGGACCGTGGCGGATCATCTGCCGGCCATGCGTGCGCATTATCAGGCTTTTCAAAGCCCGCAGTCGCTGGCGGGCGAGCTGCCGCAAGAGTCGGATGATATTTATGCCTTTGGCGCGGTCTTGTACACAATGTTGACTGGCAGTCCACCGCGCGCCTATTCGCTCGCCAGTCACTCCGACCAGGCGAAGTCCCCCGTATTTCTGCCGGATCGCCTGGCACAGCGCGGCTTGGTCAATACTGTGCCGCCACAAGTGACGACGCTGATCATGGCTTGCCTGGCTCCCCATCCCGATCAACGCCCGTTGAGCATGCGCGAGGTGTCGCTGCGATTGCAGCCGGAAGCGGCTCTGCGCCAGATGGTGTTGAGCGCCGGGAGAATTTCCAGCGCGGCGGATACTGCCGAGGCGTTGAAAAGCCAGACGCCAACACTGGTCGTCCAGACGGCGCGTTGGGAAGGGGTACGGGAAACCGCCGCCGCCCCCACGTGGCGCGTGCATTTAGTGAGCCTGCTGCTGGCCGGATTGGGGTTGATCGGGTTGGGGATTGGCGCGGGCGCATGGTTCAGCCTGCGCCATGCATCGGCGAACGCCGAGCCGGACACAGACCTGCCACCGCTATCGCGCGTGGATATTCGCCGGCGAACCGGGGTGAGCACGTCGGGTACGAAGGGCACCAACCACGCGAGTATTTCCAGTAACGCAGTTCACGGTGCAACTGCATCGGTGCGTAAAAAGTCCGGCAAACTTCCAACCGATAAGCCGTTGCCGCCGCGCCCCACCATTTTCTTTGAAGAAGAATCACTCTTTAACGGGGTGAGCCTGGCTAACTGGGAAGGGGATACCAATTGTTGGTCTGTCCAAGCGGGAGTGTTGGTGGGGAGCGCTGGCACCAATTATCAGCATTTGGACAACATGCCATTGTGTTTGACGACCAGCCAGGTGGGGGATTTTGAGCTGAAGTTGCTATGCAAGGGCGATGCCTCGGCTGGCGTG is part of the Verrucomicrobiota bacterium genome and harbors:
- a CDS encoding family 16 glycoside hydrolase, with the translated sequence MERFTDMPLELPEASRFGLAPEFLIGNGRYVLKQFLGQKDGSERWTAHDEVLGKNVTLQFITDDPAVADLLLNQLRQHLPRHGTPPHASLVRVWDLGREGALLFLVLEPAAGPSLDAFRQQQQNQVLTWDQLAPVARTLSAVCEALHDTRFIHRGLTPETILLTPEPGGLRVDGNAWSMGLAERTVADHLPAMRAHYQAFQSPQSLAGELPQESDDIYAFGAVLYTMLTGSPPRAYSLASHSDQAKSPVFLPDRLAQRGLVNTVPPQVTTLIMACLAPHPDQRPLSMREVSLRLQPEAALRQMVLSAGRISSAADTAEALKSQTPTLVVQTARWEGVRETAAAPTWRVHLVSLLLAGLGLIGLGIGAGAWFSLRHASANAEPDTDLPPLSRVDIRRRTGVSTSGTKGTNHASISSNAVHGATASVRKKSGKLPTDKPLPPRPTIFFEEESLFNGVSLANWEGDTNCWSVQAGVLVGSAGTNYQHLDNMPLCLTTSQVGDFELKLLCKGDASAGVLYRLQTKPEGFAGYLARATPPDSGQLYGLVPRKPKRKLTEPGRNVSIVREEDKDRRVFQGRVATPEELARAYQPDDWNEIIIVAKGNRLVHQVNGVTVSAVTDESPNFSQAAGEFALFFSPRHSRGARVEFKDIRIKHFPSGGAGNGGGGN